The following DNA comes from bacterium.
ATCCATGTTGCCGCCGAACGTCCCGGGAGGCGCAACCGCCTGCTCGTGCGCCCCAGTCGGGCAGACCCCCATCGTCCCGAAGAAGGGCTCAATCGGGATCGCAATGTCGTCGCGCATGCGGGCGACGTCGCCGCTCGCGAGATCGAAGACCCGCAGATAGGGCTCCTTGAAGTCATCGGGGAGTAACCCCCGCCCAGGGGCGATGGCGGTCCACCCCCACCCCCGCGTATGGATATCGAGTATCTCGACGGCCAGCGCATCGCCCGGTCCGGCCCCGTTCACGTAGAGGGGACCGGCCAGCGGATACGAGCGCGCCCGGTTCTGCGTTGGCAGGGCCGCGGAGGTGGACGTCGGCGTGATCTGATTGTCGCTGACATCACGGGTGTGCACCACCACGACGTCGCCGCTGTCGATCACCATCCCCGGCTCATGGCGCACGTCCCACGTGCGGTGCACTTTGTCTAACGGAAAGTAACGGGTCGCCATGGCAGACGCCTACCGAGGCGGCTGCGGCAGAACCGGCGTCAACAACCACTTCTCCGCCTTGGCAATGTACTGCGCCGGGTCCGG
Coding sequences within:
- a CDS encoding acetamidase/formamidase family protein, producing the protein MATRYFPLDKVHRTWDVRHEPGMVIDSGDVVVVHTRDVSDNQITPTSTSAALPTQNRARSYPLAGPLYVNGAGPGDALAVEILDIHTRGWGWTAIAPGRGLLPDDFKEPYLRVFDLASGDVARMRDDIAIPIEPFFGTMGVCPTGAHEQAVAPPGTFGGNMDVRQLTRGSTLYLPVQVDGALFSCGDAHAAQGDGEVCITGIEAPMYAALRFTLQKGRRIPGPQFAVPGPLVPRVNHGGWYGTTGVGPDLYRASQDAVRAMIGHLSQGYRLSAEDAYVLASLCVDLKISEIVDAGQYIVSALLPLAVFR